A stretch of the Nakaseomyces glabratus chromosome L, complete sequence genome encodes the following:
- the GTS1 gene encoding Gts1p (CAGL0L06028g~Ortholog(s) have GTPase activator activity, repressing transcription factor binding, transcription factor activity, transcription factor binding activity) gives MRFKRSGSRSAFDANIDGELKDIVNAPENGNRCGECGSAVPTWCSTNLGVFLCGRCASVHRKILGTDPDEESGIFSNVKSLSMERWEAEDIDSVASSGGNKGNMRKWNPKNEPFPFDGDEDKSAVERFVREKYIIGKYRNDQIMPSDYGSRSNGRRKSTARFDNDDYDDYGMPRHRSRSRSRSVSGRSRTSSFYRSGSSAHISEHDFAYSKYGRELRQLRELGFTNEQKNIDAITYSHGDVNGALDYLNRREQDRPLSRATSRSNVHSPVNNMSGSSSQMASNPPLPSRPQQTGPKPAVFDGTGVVNPTSQQEPQPAIFDGSVQQYYDPATNMIYVDQQQYMAAVQGQGQQFQQQSQPQMGMPIQQTIGVQPTMTGIGSQVPMQFNATGSVNMIPTQVQTMTGSVPMMQPAGMQTTGFAQQSVQPQIDKNAIMNLYSKPDQYTTPVEITPNTPQYQQVLQQQQLQQQQLQQQQLQQQQLQQQQLQQQQLQQQPTYPNQYNPGFYM, from the coding sequence ATGAGATTTAAGAGATCGGGTTCGAGGTCTGCTTTTGATGCGAATATTGATGGAGAACTGAAAGATATTGTCAATGCGCCTGAAAATGGCAATAGGTGTGGTGAGTGTGGCTCAGCCGTGCCCACATGGTGTTCTACAAACCTAGGCGTGTTCTTATGCGGCAGATGTGCTTCTGTTCATAGAAAGATTCTAGGGACTGACCCAGATGAGGAGAGTGGTATCTTCTCCAACGTGAAATCGTTGTCCATGGAGAGGTGGGAAGCGGAGGACATAGACTCTGTGGCCTCTTCTGGAGGTAATAAAGGAAACATGAGGAAATGGAACCCAAAGAATGAACCTTTTCCTTTCGATGGAGATGAGGATAAAAGTGCTGTCGAAAGATTTGTTAGAGAGAAATACATCATAGGTAAGTACAGAAACGATCAAATAATGCCCTCAGATTATGGGTCTCGGAGTAATGGTAGAAGAAAATCTACTGCTAGATTTGATAACGATGATTATGATGATTATGGTATGCCCCGTCATCGTAGTAGAAGCAGAAGTAGGAGTGTAAGTGGTCGCAGCCGCACCTCCTCATTTTATAGGAGTGGTTCTTCTGCCCATATCTCGGAGCATGATTTCGCTTATAGCAAATATGGTAGGGAACTAAGACAACTGCGGGAGTTAGGTTTTACAAACgaacagaaaaatattgatgcTATAACATATAGTCACGGGGATGTTAACGGTGCTCTTGATTATCTGAATAGACGCGAACAAGATCGGCCTCTATCAAGAGCAACAAGTAGATCCAACGTACACAGCCCTGTTAATAACATGTCAGGCTCTAGTAGTCAAATGGCCAGCAACCCACCATTGCCTTCAAGACCTCAGCAGACTGGTCCCAAGCCTGCCGTATTTGACGGTACTGGTGTGGTAAACCCCACATCACAACAGGAACCACAACCAGCCATATTTGATGGGTCAGTTCAGCAATATTATGACCCAGCTACAAACATGATTTATGTTGACCAGCAGCAGTACATGGCTGCAGTCCAAGGTCAAGGCCAACAATTCCAACAACAATCACAACCTCAAATGGGAATGCCTATACAACAGACAATAGGTGTACAACCAACAATGACCGGGATCGGATCTCAAGTACCGATGCAATTCAATGCCACTGGGTCAGTTAACATGATACCAACCCAGGTTCAAACTATGACTGGGAGTGTCCCAATGATGCAACCTGCTGGCATGCAAACCACTGGGTTTGCTCAGCAATCTGTTCAACCACAGATCGATAAGAATGCAATTATGAACCTGTATAGTAAGCCTGACCAGTACACAACACCTGTTGAAATAACGCCAAATACGCCACAGTACCAACAGGTTctacaacagcagcaactacaacaacagcaattacaacaacagcaactacaacagcagcagttacaacaacagcagttacagcagcagcaattACAGCAGCAGCCTACTTATCCAAATCAATACAACCCGGGATTTTATATGTAG
- the ATG1 gene encoding serine/threonine protein kinase ATG1 (CAGL0L06006g~Ortholog(s) have protein serine/threonine kinase activity), with protein sequence MSSQKMDRFRIQDGKYVVEKEIGKGSFATVYRGHVTTDPKSHIAVKAVARSKLKNKKLLENLEIEIAILKKIKHPHIVGLIDCERTTTDFYLVMDYCALGDLTFLIKKRKELENNHPLLQTVFNKYPPPSKEHNGLNRAFVVCYLQQLASALKFLRSKNLVHRDIKPQNLLLATPLTNYRDSKTFHELGYVGIYNLPILKIADFGFARFLPSTSLAETLCGSPLYMAPEILNYQKYNAKADLWSVGTVLFEMCCGVPPFTASNHLELFKKIKRAHDEINFPEVCEVEDGLKELICSLLTFDPAKRIGFEEFFNNKIVTEDLSHYEVDENTELESKSKDLQESNMFVSEFLIKKRNQKGVSSRKDTEFIPKSKQEPMLDQAYKDETEMETGVKYGVNIAPEVYQNEMIDPEKLAAKLIAAKQLGSDEKLTNKNISHLLSSNSSRVNKLDKSNLSGKSDSSLDRDYVVVEKKAVEVNSLADDLAQANVGNNDEAVKDQNIKTLEQPHIQVHQPHNDIQNLQRAPSTTSGGTSSRRASLVERRLSISSLNPSNALSRALGLASTRIFGSSAQTNKNQTSNSTSPNYTQPLLNSQIFYDLTENLILHTETLNQPALINVDHAKGINEVIRILESLSAKAFVVYSYAEVKYAQIIPLPQAVIRASPALQFEKRLSDDSNPVIDEDSDEELDVQKNLSNTLLSETVNTRYRLRNDSSRNSYNKRNSFNKERFSFSSQGSNNSKRTNSYSSTLLPAEIISISKEAIVLYMKALQILAQSMKITSKWWYSCQEKICSLRLNILVQWIREKFNECLDKTDFLRMKLEEYENSKPGTHNQSPKSKISNDSNEDNVAEKVYLEKLLYDRALEISKYAANLELQGQNLHICELAYATSLWMLTISLENSPYTDQGEDEYDEFLKDTNDVLDSEDKIIIGKYIKSISHRLKMLRQKMAKY encoded by the coding sequence ATGAGCTCCCAAAAGATGGATAGATTTCGCATACAGGACGGTAAATATGTGGTCGAGAAAGAAATAGGGAAGGGATCCTTTGCCACCGTTTACCGAGGGCATGTTACAACTGATCCCAAAAGCCACATAGCGGTCAAAGCAGTGGCAAGAAGTAAAttaaagaacaaaaagCTTCTTGAAAATTTGGAGATAGAGATAGCCATTttaaaaaagataaagcATCCACATATAGTAGGTCTGATAGATTGTGAAAGAACTACCACTGACTTTTATTTGGTGATGGACTATTGTGCTTTAGGAGATCTAAcatttttaataaaaaagagaaaagaattAGAGAATAATCACCCATTGCTACAAACcgttttcaataaatatcCACCTCCGAGCAAAGAGCATAACGGACTTAATAGGGCTTTCGTGGTATGCTACTTGCAACAGCTTGCATCAGCGCTAAAGTTTCTTCGGTCAAAAAATCTTGTCCATAGAGATATAAAACCCCAAAATCTGTTGCTGGCAACACCATTAACTAATTACCGTGACTCCAAAACTTTTCATGAGCTTGGGTATGTTGGGATATACAATCTGCCGATACTAAAGATAGCAGACTTTGGGTTTGCAAGATTTCTGCCAAGTACCTCACTTGCTGAAACCTTGTGTGGCTCTCCATTATATATGGCGCCAGAGATATTAAACTATCAGAAATATAATGCAAAAGCTGATCTCTGGTCTGTTGGAACTGTCCTATTTGAAATGTGTTGTGGTGTTCCACCTTTCACTGCTTCTAATCATTTGGAACTgttcaaaaaaatcaaacGAGCACATGATGAAATTAATTTTCCCGAAGTTTGCGAAGTTGAGGATGGGTTAAAGGAGCTGATTTGCTCATTGTTAACTTTTGACCCTGCGAAGAGAATAGGGTTTGAAgagtttttcaataataaaattgttaCAGAGGATTTATCTCACTACGAAGTAGACGAAAATACAGAGCTTGAGTCGAAATCAAAAGACTTACAAGAAAGTAATATGTTTGTATCCGAgtttttaataaaaaaacgAAATCAAAAGGGTGTATCCTCTAGGAAAGATACTGAATTTATTCCAAAATCTAAGCAGGAGCCAATGTTAGACCAAGCTTATAAGGATGAAACAGAAATGGAAACAGGAGTGAAGTATGGCGTTAATATTGCACCTGAAGTCtatcaaaatgaaatgataGATCCAGAAAAACTTGCAGCAAAGCTGATTGCAGCAAAGCAACTCGGCAGTGATGAAAAATtaacaaacaaaaacataAGCCATTTATTGAGTTCAAATTCATCTAGGGTTAATAAATTGGATAAAAGCAATCTCTCAGGAAAATCTGATTCCAGTCTAGATCGTGAttatgttgttgttgaaaaaaaagcagTGGAGGTAAATTCATTGGCAGACGATCTTGCGCAGGCAAATGTCGGGAATAATGACGAAGCGGTAAAGgatcaaaatattaaaactTTAGAACAGCCGCATATTCAGGTTCATCAACCTCATAAtgatattcaaaatttaCAAAGAGCACCATCAACTACGAGTGGGGGAACAAGCTCGCGAAGAGCATCCCTAGTTGAAAGGAGACTatctatttcttctttgaatCCTTCAAATGCGTTATCAAGAGCCCTTGGTCTTGCATCTACTAGGATTTTTGGATCCTCAGCACAAACCAACAAGAATCAAACTTCTAATTCCACGTCACCGAATTACACTCAACCTTTGCTAAACTCGCAAATTTTTTACGACCTTACTGAAAATCTGATTTTGCATACAGAAACATTGAATCAACCAGCACTTATTAATGTAGATCATGCCAAAGGAATTAATGAAGTGATAAGGATTTTAGAATCCCTTTCAGCTAAGGCATTTGTTGTGTATTCTTATGCCGAGGTAAAGTATGCTCAAATCATTCCTCTACCACAGGCGGTAATACGAGCCTCACCTGCGcttcaatttgaaaagcGTTTAAGTGATGATAGTAATCCAGTCATTGATGAGGATTCCGATGAGGAGTTAGATGTTCAAAAAAATCTGTCTAACACTCTTCTTTCTGAGACAGTTAATACTAGATATAGGTTAAGAAATGACAGTAGCCGCAACAGTTATAACAAGAGAAACTCGTTTAATAAGGAGAGATTCTCCTTTTCTTCACAAGGCTCAAATAATTCTAAAAGAACGAACTCTTATTCATCAACTCTACTTCCAGCTGAAATTATTTCCATATCCAAAGAGGCAATTGTTTTGTATATGAAGGCATTACAGATTCTTGCGCAGTCTATGAAAATTACATCAAAGTGGTGGTATAGCTGTCAGGAAAAGATTTGTTCACTGAGGCTAAATATTCTTGTTCAATGGATCAGAGAAAAATTCAACGAATGCCTAGATAAAACAGACTTTTTAAGGATGAAACTGGAAGAATATGAGAATAGTAAGCCTGGAACGCATAATCAAAGTCCGAAGTCCAAAATTAGTAATGATTcaaatgaagataatgTAGCCGAGAAAGTATACCTTGAAAAATTGCTATATGATAGAGCTCTTGAAATATCCAAATATGCAGCCAACTTGGAGTTACAAGGTCAAAATCTGCACATATGTGAATTAGCATATGCGACAAGCTTATGGATGCTGACTATATCACTCGAAAACTCTCCCTATACAGACCAAGGAGAAGACGAATATgatgaatttttgaaagatacCAACGATGTTCTAGATTCTGAGGATAAGATAATTATTGGAAAGTACATCAAAAGCATATCTCATAGACTGAAAATGTTACGCCaaaaaatggcaaaatATTAA
- a CDS encoding uncharacterized protein (CAGL0L05984g~Protein of unknown function) has protein sequence MEVSRRCRKLEEKGALVPPTTALPLTITHLWITWIITMLPLLKETSPIQLNRSAENTRHQRKALLNCSRPLMIFWIVLIFFRLVARPKVQIFNLTLAPIVPIQYHFIYVVLKRYGSLFISSLLAA, from the coding sequence ATGGAAGTAAGTAGGAGATGCCGGAAGTTAGAAGAAAAAGGCGCATTAGTCCCTCCCACAACAGCACTTCCACTAACAATTACGCATTTGTGGATTACTTGGATCATTACTATGCTCCCACTATTAAAAGAAACGAGCCCTATTCAATTGAATAGGAGTGCTGAGAATACTAGGCATCAGCGAAAGGCTCTTCTTAACTGCTCTCGTCCACTAATGATTTTTTGGATAGtgttaatttttttccGTTTGGTAGCAAGACCTAAAGTCCAGATATTTAATTTGACCCTCGCACCTATAGTTCCTATACAGTATCATTTCATATACGTAGTTTTGAAACGGTATGGCAGCCTCTTTATTTCGTCCTTGCTCGCTGCCTAG